A region of Toxorhynchites rutilus septentrionalis strain SRP chromosome 1, ASM2978413v1, whole genome shotgun sequence DNA encodes the following proteins:
- the LOC129763297 gene encoding inositol hexakisphosphate and diphosphoinositol-pentakisphosphate kinase isoform X1: MEWSWLKDWWRLKRPRRKYRRNRAGANTEPGVADSDCEQYGDQAAGEPGTYNRHNARSRACSFDCDDETICYCDECMNGDLDSTDGLDSDDSSASGKQVVVAVCAMAKKSQSKPMKEILTRLQEFEFIKMIVFSEEIILGEPVEKWPICDCLISFHSKGFPLDKAIQYAQLRQPYVINNLHMQFDIQVDRRRVYAILEKEGIEIPRYAVLDRDSPDPKQHELVESEDHVEVNGIIFNKPFVEKPVSAEDHNIYIYYPTSAGGGSQRLFRKIGSRSSVYSPESRVRKTGSFIYEDFMPTDGTDVKVYTVGPDYAHAEARKSPALDGKVERDSDGKEIRYPVILSNAEKLISRKVCLAFKQTVCGFDLLRANGKSFVCDVNGFSFVKNSNKYYDDSAKILGNMILRELAPTLHIPWSVPFQLDDPPIVPTTFGKMMELRCVTAVIRHGDRTPKQKMKVEVRHPKFFEIFEKYDGYKYGHIKLKRPKQLQEILDIARSLLAEIQTKAADSEIEEKQSKLEQLKSVLEMYGHFSGINRKVQMKYQPKGRPRGSSSDDGKHRSIDAPKDPSLVLILKWGGELTPAGRIQAEELGRIFRCMYPGGQSRDGKEGLGAQGLGLLRLHSTFRHDLKIYASDEGRVQMTAAAFAKGLLALEGELTPILVQMVKSANTNGLLDNDCDSSKYQNMAKSRLHELMQIDRDFTVEDRAAINPDNAISINLAMDFVKNPVKCCAHVHSLIQSLLGVVAVKRDDPKTRDAVLYHGETWELMGRRWGKIEKDFCTKSKNYDISKIPDIYDCIKYDLQHNQHTLQFDLAEELYIYAKYLADVVIPQEYGLTVHEKLTIGQGICTPLLKKIRADLQRNIEEVGDESVNRLNPRYSHGVSSPGRHVRTRLYFTSESHVHSLLTVLRYGGLLNVLTDEQWRRAMEYVSMVSELNYMSQIVIMLYEDPTKDPCSEERFHVELHFSPGVNCCVQKNLPPGPGFRPHSRNDSVTSKNASGDEESTSRIDEENDTEEENSHGSCQTLSKENSFTETFKNKDRKIRKIKSSEPIPIGSCHTVSGHEAMDLAKRLSEEIAAQQQTGLQRPLSPDEPRAARSFEHGKHGRIKGEMSSAIIEPECAYEKAMDEIRFSSTEFSQRPDTLRNDFTWFDSHNTLGTNNKIREHYAQTTILTIDEIPSTCQSFFVRESYSCDSIDEFRPNMTDQDLYVSSFSDTDSETSRYYSACHDFDPFHYKYPLSSRALSYTFSNDPEKDNLVTPFGGLGYKSLFCPSLPQISKSFDDLDYLTDADTPRILENGSTITLLFQGKPSTRSPCVRFQSQKLANADSERLKSGFPTNVSGLFRVASDPGLPIRSLDYFANHLDHAQSAHETITFISLTSPPPDEMLTDITLDRSFKVLLDRAGQPVYSDKMTTVTSDQDSKPINTAICTTTNNNSNNNLAPNRKPQCSKFVKSYTTDNSAIPSGGCSVAVVGGGGSGGVCQASSSHGSSHSSTGGATVRRQRHSIAGQMSYFKMLGGFGKKMATSTNSLFSTAVISGSSSAPNLRDMIPSTASPSAIEGFGGVPPIRPLETLHNALSLRQLDHFLEKMTTGPLFKTPASSPPKYPSTPLPTPTPSPAIPERSVLPTASWSGHSSMTSSMSAMSSGGPSSPNYSDMLSRGCPSSDMSASITSTDGSIALAAGGGTRDNMPKIFPMIDNDLNVLGSHFNYDQLAASINLESSAKIPPISKDGTLDISGDLTPISTCSDWEFNTNDATKGSTNTNNDLTAEDDDEDATISTDTCLSTGEITAASEESNTTPNLNITLGSTSSSKTVQKEFLFDMKNIKHDMSILRSEDLVPSSSASSYSTEVIPKIENRLRGNRIQKQISLYEKDLRTEAKNLSHELNKFGERSATSLKRTASCNAPETSHSHMSFEELQKDFPNIEKNLVSKFEHEQEKCSKSSKSVSTRLNNSPTPGALVIREGFIEPPRITRVPKSFHGKTDHHQIQVNDLARRASDLARPSSSVSALAPTALQFCGRDSANKYNKNQIRQSINTISVSNSTKTGTHTVGNAGPNGANAGLGRFTTSIVQEPPAGIMETVQRADTNTGMNQFAGDVLTASSTVGVGQSEKLPQQSSQDRADTEK, from the exons GGGGACCTTGATTCAACAGATGGGCTCGACTCGGATGATTCGTCTGCATCCGGCAAGCAGGTGGTGGTGGCAGTGTGTGCAATGGCCAAAAAATCACAATCCAAACCGATGAAGGAGATTCTCACCCGGCTGCAGGAGTTCGAGTTCATAAAAATGATCGTGTTCAGCGAAGAAATTATTCTCGGCGAACCTGTCGAGAAGTGGCCCATCTGTGACTGTCTGATATCGTTCCACTCCAAGGGTTTCCCGCTGGATAAGGCCATTCAGTATGCGCAGCTCAGACAGCCATATGTAATTAACAATTTACATATGCAATTCGATATTCAGGTA GATCGAAGACGTGTGTATGCCATACTGGAGAAGGAAGGCATTGAGATTCCAAGATATGCAGTGCTCGATCGAGATTCACCGGATCCAAAAC AACACGAGCTAGTAGAATCTGAAGATCATGTGGAAGTCAATGGAATTATATTCAACAAACCTTTTGTCGAGAAGCCAGTCTCGGCTGAGGATCACAACATATACATCTACTATCCCACATCGGCCGGTGGAGGTAGCCAACGTCTGTTTCGAAAG ATCGGAAGCCGCAGTAGCGTGTATTCGCCCGAATCTCGTGTTAGGAAAACGGGTTCTTTCATCTATGAAGATTTTATGCCAACTGATGGAACTGATGTGAAAGTGTATACGGTCGGTCCTGATTACGCCCATGCCGAGGCTAGAAAGAGCCCTGCTCTCGATGGTAAAGTTGAGAGAGATAGTGACGGCAAGGAAATCAGGTATCCAGTAATTTTGAgtaacgcagaaaagttgattTCGCGCAAGGTTTGCCTTGCCTTCAAACAAACCGTGTGCGGATTCGATCTGCTGCGTGCTAACGGGAAATCGTTTGTCTGTGATGTTAACGGGTTTAGTTTCGTGAAAAATTCTAACAAATATTACGACGATAGCGCAAAGATATTAGGAAAcatgatacttcgagaactgGCACCTACTTTACATATACCATGGTCCGTTCCGTTTCAATTAGACGATCCGCCGATAGTTCCGACAACATTCGGAAAAATGATGGAACTGCGCTGTGTTACTGCCGTTATAAGGCATGGCGATCGAACGCCGAAGCAAAAAATGAAAGTAGAAGTGAGACATCcgaaatttttcgaaattttcgagAAATACGATGGTTATAAGTACGGACATATTAAACTAAAGCGGCCGAAACAATTGCAAgaaattttggatattgcaaggTCACTACTTGCAGAAATACAAACGAAAGCCGCCGACTCGGAGATTGAGGAAAAACAAAGCAAACTGGAACAGTTGAAAAGTGTGCTAGAAAT GTACGGGCATTTTTCTGGCATCAATCGTAAGGTGCAAATGAAATACCAACCGAAAGGACGTCCGCGAGGATCTAGTTCAGACGATGGTAAACACCGTTCTA TAGATGCCCCAAAGGACCCTTCACtggttttaattttaaaatgggGAGGTGAACTAACCCCGGCCGGTCGAATTCAAGCTGAAGAGTTGGGAAGAATTTTCCGATGCATGTATCCGGGAGGACAAAGTCGTGACGGAAAGGAGGGTCTAGGTGCCCAAGGTTTAGGTCTTTTGCGGTTACATTCAACCTTTCGCCatgatttgaaaatatatgcTTCGGACGAAGGTCGAGTTCAAATGACGGCAGCGGCATTCGCGAAAGGACTGTTGGCGTTGGAGGGAGAGTTGACTCCAATATTGGTACAGATGGTGAAAAGTGCCAATACTAATGGTTTACTAGACAATGACTGTGATTCGAGTAAATATCAAAACATGGCGAAGTCGCGTTTGCATGAGCTAATGCAAATCGATCGGGATTTCACGGTAGAAGATCGTGCCGCAATAAATCCCGACAATGCCATAAGTATCAACCTCGCAATGGATTTTGTCAAGAATCCAGTCAAGTGTTGCGCACATGTACACTCGCTAATTCAATCCTTGCTTGGAGTTGTGGCTGTAAAAAGGGATGACCCTAAGACTAGGGATGCGGTACTGTATCATGGAGAAACATGGGAACTCATGGGTCGCAGATGGGGTAAAATAGAAAAAGACTTCTGCACCAAAAGCAAAAACTATGATATTTCGAAAATACCAGACATATACGATTGTATTAAGTATGACTTGCAACATAACCAACATACCCTTCAGTTTGATTTGGCTGAAGAATTGTACATATACGCTAAGTATTTAGCAGATGTTGTGATTCCACAAGAGTATGGCTTAACGGTTCATGAGAAACTGACGATAGGTCAAGGAATTTGTACGCCTCTTTTGAAGAAAATTCGCGCTGATTTGCAACGAAACATTGAAGAAGTTGGCGATGAAAGTGTAAATCGACTGAACCCTCGGTATAGCCATGGTGTTTCAAGCCCCGGTAGGCATGTTCGAACACGGTTGTATTTCACTAGTGAAAGTCACGTTCATTCGTTATTGACCGTATTACGTTACGGTGGTCTCTTGAACGTTCTAACCGACGAGCAGTGGCGTCGGGCGATGGAATATGTATCCATGGTTTCGGAATTGAACTATATGTCCCAGATTGTAATAATGTTGTATGAAGATCCTACCAAGGATCCCTGCTCGGAGGAACGTTTCCATGTAGAGTTACACTTCAGTCCGGGAGTAAACTGTTGTGTGCAGAAAAATTTGCCTCCTGGTCCGGGCTTTAGACCGCACAGTCGCAATGATTCCGTTACATCAAAGAATGCG AGTGGCGACGAGGAGAGCACATCCCGTATTGACGAAGAAAATGATACGGAAGAGGAGAATTCCCATGGATCTTGTCAAACTCTCTCGAAAGAAAAT TCTTTCACAGAAACGTTTAAAAACAAAGACAGAAAGATTCGTAAGATCAAATCATCTGAGCCAATCCCAATTGGATCTTGTCACACTGTGTCTGGCCATGAAGCTATGGATTTAGCGAAGAGGTTAAGCGAAGAGATAGCCGCGCAGCAACAAACCGGACTGCAGAGACCTCTCAGTCCGGATGAGCCACGTGCCGCTCGATCGTTCGAGCACGGTAAACATGGAAGAATCAAGG GCGAAATGTCATCTGCCATTATAGAACCCGAATGTGCTTACGAAAAGGCAATGGACGAAATTCGCTTTTCTTCAACGGAATTTTCACAAAGACCAGACACTCTTAGAAATGACTTCACCTGGTTTGATTCACACAACACACTAGGAACAAACAACAAAATTCGCGAACACTACGCACAGACTACCATACTAACAATTGATGAAATACCTTCAACTTGTCAAAGTTTCTTCGTACGCGAATCATATTCATGTGATTCGATCGACGAATTCAGGCCGAATATGACAGATCAAGATCTGTACGTTTCTTCATTTTCAGATACAGACTCTGAAACGTCACGTTACTATAGCGCTTGTCATGATTTTGATCCTTTCCACTACAAATATCCGCTGAGTAGCAGAGCTTTGTCATATACTTTTTCTAACGATCCAGAAAAAGATAATTTGGTAACTCCCTTCGGTGGCCTCGGTTACAAATCGTTGTTTTGTCCATCGCTTCCACAAATTAGCAAAAGTTTTGACGATTTAGATTACTTGACGGATGCCGATACGCCTCGCATTCTCGAGAATGGTTCAACCATTACATTGCTGTTTCAGGGCAAACCATCTACTCGCAGCCCTTGTGTAAGATTTCAATCTCAAAAGCTTGCTAATGCTGACTCTGAACGGCTGAAATCAGGTTTTCCAACAAACGTTTCGGGTTTATTTCGAGTTGCCAGTGATCCTGGGCTACCAATTCGTAGCTTAGATTATTTTGCGAACCATTTGGATCATGCCCAATCTGCTCATGAGACAATAACGTTTATTTCTCTGACTAGTCCACCGCCCGACGAGATGTTGACAGATATAACTTTAGACCGCAGCTTCAAAGTTTTGCTGGACAGAGCTGGTCAACCGGTCTACTCCGATAAAATGACCACTGTGACTAGCGACCAGGATAGTAAACCTATTAATACCGCTATTTGTACCACAACTAACAACAACAGTAACAATAACCTTGCACCTAATCGCAAACCTCAATGTTCAAAATTCGTCAAATCATACACCACAGACAACAGCGCGATCCCGTCCGGCGGTTGCAGTGTTGCCGTTGTTGGTGGTGGTGGGTCCGGTGGTGTATGCCAGGCTTCCTCCTCTCACGGTTCGTCCCACTCCTCCACCGGTGGCGCAACTGTAAGACGTCAACGACACAGCATTGCCGGCCAGATGAGCTACTTTAAGATGCTAGGTGGCTTCGGTAAGAAAATGGCTACCAGTACCAACAGTTTGTTCAGCACCGCGGTCATCAGTGGCAGCTCGTCGGCACCGAACCTACGTGATATGATTCCGAGCACGGCCTCACCGTCAG CAATTGAAGGATTTGGTGGTGTGCCTCCGATCCGGCCACTCGAGACGTTGCACAATGCGCTTTCGCTGCGCCAGCTGGACCACTTTCTGGAAAAAATGACGACCGGACCGTTGTTCAAGACGCCAGCCTCTTCGCCACCGAAGTACCCTTCGACGCCGCTCCCAACCCCAACGCCAAGCCCAGCGATTCCCGAGCGATCCGTGCTGCCAACGGCGA GCTGGAGTGGACACTCGAGCATGACTAGCAGCATGAGCGCAATGTCCAGCGGCGGTCCGTCCTCTCCCAATTATAGCGACATGCTTTCCCGCGGATGTCCTAGTAGTGACATGTCGGCTAGCATCACTAGCACTGATGG GAGCATTGCGTTAGCTGCTGGCGGAGGAACCCGAGATAATATGCCAAAAATATTCCCCATGATTGATAACGATTTGAACGTGCTTGGGTCCCATTTTAATTACGACCAGCTTGCGGCTAGTATTAATTTGGAAAGTTCGGCTAAGATTCCACCCATCAGTAAAGACGGTACGCTAGACATCAGCGGTGATTTGACTCCCATCAGCACCTGCTCAGATTGGGAGTTCAATACTAACGATGCTACGAAGGGTTCGACAAATACCAACAATGACCTA ACTGCTGAGGATGATGACGAAGATGCCACTATTTCGACAGACACTTGTTTGAGTACCGGAGAAATTACAGCTGCAAGCGAAGAATCAAATACGACTCCAAATCTTAATATAACTTTGGGTTCTACCAGCAGCAGCAAAACAGTCCAGAAAGAGTTTCTTTTCGatatgaaaaatattaaacatgATATGAGCATTTTGAGGAGCGAAGATCTCGTACCATCTTCTTCAGCATCGTCATATTCAACGGAAGTAATCCCCAAAATAGAAAACCGTTTACGCGGTAATCGTATTCAAAAACAGATTAGTCTATACGAGAAAGATCTACGAACTGAGGCAAAGAACTTATCACAtgaattgaacaaatttggCGAACGATCTGCTACCAGCTTGAAACGAACCGCATCTTGTAACGCTCCCGAAACAAGCCATTCGCACATGTCGTTCGAAGAGCTCCAAAAGGATTTTCCGAATATAGAGAAAAATTTAGTCAGCAAATTTGAACACGAACAAGAAAAATGTTCCAAATCCAGTAAATCCGTATCGACCCGCTTGAACAACTCACCCACTCCAGGTGCGCTTGTGATTCGTGAAGGGTTCATCGAACCCCCACGGATAACTAGAGTCCCGAAGAGCTTTCACGGTAAAACTGACCACCATCAGATTCAGGTGAACGATCTGGCTAGGCGAGCAAGTGACTTAGCGCGACCGTCGTCTTCTGTGTCAGCGCTCGCTCCCACAGCGTTACAATTCTGCGGAAGAGACTCAGCCAACAAgtataataaaaatcaaatacgGCAAAGTATTAATACGATTTCAGTTAGTAACAGTACGAAAACGGGCACACATACAGTGGGGAATGCAGGACCAAATGGAGCAAATGCCGGATTGGGAAGATTTACGACTTCTATTGTGCAAGAACCGCCGGCAGGTATCATGGAAACTGTCCAACGAGCAGATACTAACACGGGAATGAATCAATTCGCTGGAGATGTACTTACAGCAAGTTCTACTGTTGGCGTTGGACAATCCGAAAAGCTACCACAACAGTCGAGTCAAGATCGAGCAGATACAGAAAAATAG